One window of the Brevibacterium limosum genome contains the following:
- a CDS encoding alpha-ketoacid dehydrogenase subunit beta, with the protein MSVETGTDPTTDPTAVNAETATATSASNDGATPSSVTMTKALNQALRDSLADDDTVLVFGEDVGRLGGVFRVTEGLRAEFGSNRVWDSPLAESGIIGTAIGMAMNGMRPVVEMQFDAYAYPAFEQIVSHVAKMRNRTKGRVSLPITIRIPYAGDIGGVEHHSDSSEVYWTSTPGLTVVTPSNPADAYSLLRESIASDDPVVFMEPKSRYWMKETLSLPVTTAPMNRAQVIREGTDVTLLAYGPTVRTALETAEAGAEHGLSIEVIDLRTLSPFDDETVSASVRKTSRAAIIHEAAQFGGYGAEVAARLTERNFTFLSAPILRVTGFDVPYPSPKLEEFYLPTVERVLDALESWDWEL; encoded by the coding sequence ATGAGCGTCGAGACGGGAACCGACCCAACCACCGATCCGACCGCGGTGAACGCCGAAACAGCCACAGCCACCTCGGCGAGCAATGACGGGGCCACACCGTCATCGGTGACGATGACGAAGGCCCTCAACCAGGCGCTGCGGGATTCTCTGGCCGACGACGACACCGTGCTCGTCTTCGGTGAGGATGTCGGCCGCCTCGGCGGGGTCTTCCGTGTCACAGAAGGTCTGCGGGCCGAATTCGGGTCGAATCGGGTGTGGGATTCCCCGCTGGCGGAGTCGGGCATCATCGGCACCGCGATCGGCATGGCGATGAACGGGATGCGTCCCGTCGTCGAGATGCAGTTCGACGCCTACGCCTACCCTGCGTTCGAGCAGATCGTCTCCCATGTGGCGAAGATGCGGAATCGGACGAAGGGCCGGGTGAGCCTGCCGATCACGATTCGGATCCCCTATGCCGGCGACATCGGCGGGGTCGAGCATCATTCGGATTCCTCGGAAGTCTATTGGACGTCGACGCCGGGTCTCACCGTCGTCACGCCGTCGAATCCGGCGGATGCGTATTCGCTGCTGCGCGAGTCGATCGCCTCCGACGATCCGGTCGTGTTCATGGAGCCGAAGTCGCGGTACTGGATGAAGGAGACGCTGTCCCTGCCGGTCACGACGGCACCGATGAATCGGGCGCAGGTCATCCGCGAAGGCACCGACGTCACTTTGCTCGCCTATGGTCCGACCGTGCGCACGGCGCTCGAAACTGCTGAGGCCGGAGCCGAACACGGACTGTCCATCGAGGTCATCGACCTGCGCACGCTCTCACCATTCGATGATGAGACGGTATCCGCCTCGGTGCGCAAGACCTCGCGTGCGGCAATCATCCACGAGGCCGCGCAGTTCGGCGGATACGGCGCCGAGGTGGCCGCCCGCCTCACTGAACGCAACTTCACCTTTCTGTCGGCCCCGATCCTGCGAGTCACCGGGTTCGATGTGCCCTATCCGTCGCCGAAGCTCGAGGAGTTCTACTTGCCGACCGTCGAACGTGTGCTCGATGCGCTCGAGTCCTGGGATTGGGAGCTGTGA
- a CDS encoding dihydrolipoamide acetyltransferase family protein, with protein sequence MSPDVNTGTREFILPDLGEGLTEAELISWRVEIGDEVHVDQMVVEVESAKSVVELPCPYAGRIVSLHANAGDTVSAGQALLSVAEAGAEAGGDAGSVDGDGVASAVASTTAVDANGGDGGDGGGQTGASESSGANLIGYGTSEPKTRSTKTRSFGGKRAATPDATSTAAPTAAPAVPTVIPDAPSQPPTEASAPADGSSPSSTVYSSVSATDESSRDADNNASPVSSPLVRKLAKDHGISAKHLPGTGPGGVVTRADVLAAVESGAGTNHDGATAHVPAGTSPANQPHLGTERGAASASVSASGTAAAAKLPASAGDAAAVSPDPADRDTRTPITGLRKVVSERLTKSRQEIPEATIWLDVDATELLNTKRALEARTGEKYSLLSLVARFVVAGLKKYPIINSSIDTAAGEIVTHGDINLGLAAQTPRGLMVPVVPGAGEMSLRQLRDTVSETVGKAAAGKFDPSELSGGTFTLNNYGVFGVDGSAPIINLPEVAMLGLGRIKDRPWVVDGELTVRKVMYLSFVFDHRACDGQEPSQFLTFVADCIENPISLLPEL encoded by the coding sequence ATGAGTCCTGATGTGAATACGGGCACGCGCGAGTTCATCCTCCCCGACCTGGGTGAAGGTCTCACCGAGGCGGAGCTGATCTCCTGGAGGGTCGAGATCGGCGATGAGGTCCACGTCGATCAGATGGTCGTCGAGGTCGAGTCCGCGAAGTCCGTCGTCGAGCTCCCCTGCCCGTACGCCGGGCGGATCGTCAGCCTCCACGCGAACGCCGGAGACACTGTCAGCGCAGGTCAGGCCCTGCTCTCCGTCGCCGAGGCGGGGGCCGAGGCAGGCGGGGACGCTGGGTCGGTGGATGGCGACGGTGTCGCGAGCGCGGTGGCGAGCACGACCGCAGTCGACGCAAACGGCGGAGACGGCGGAGACGGCGGTGGCCAGACTGGCGCCAGCGAATCGAGCGGCGCGAACCTCATCGGCTACGGCACCTCCGAACCGAAGACCCGGTCGACGAAGACACGGTCGTTCGGAGGCAAGCGCGCAGCCACACCGGATGCGACATCTACCGCCGCACCGACTGCGGCTCCCGCTGTTCCGACAGTCATCCCGGATGCCCCCTCGCAGCCGCCGACAGAGGCGTCGGCACCCGCTGATGGCTCGTCACCGTCCTCCACGGTCTACTCGTCGGTGTCCGCCACCGACGAATCATCGAGGGATGCGGATAATAACGCCTCCCCCGTGTCCTCGCCGCTCGTGCGCAAGCTCGCGAAGGATCACGGCATCAGCGCTAAGCACCTGCCCGGCACGGGCCCCGGTGGGGTCGTGACCAGGGCCGATGTACTTGCCGCGGTCGAATCCGGGGCGGGAACGAACCACGACGGTGCCACCGCGCACGTCCCCGCGGGGACGTCACCGGCGAACCAACCGCACCTGGGCACGGAACGGGGAGCCGCCTCGGCGAGCGTTTCTGCATCCGGAACAGCCGCCGCGGCGAAGTTGCCCGCCTCCGCCGGCGACGCCGCAGCAGTGAGCCCCGACCCTGCCGACCGCGATACCCGCACCCCGATCACGGGGCTGCGGAAGGTCGTGTCCGAACGCCTCACGAAGTCTCGGCAGGAGATCCCCGAGGCGACCATCTGGCTCGATGTCGACGCTACCGAGCTGCTCAACACGAAGCGCGCGCTCGAGGCGCGGACCGGTGAGAAGTATTCGCTGCTGTCCCTCGTCGCCCGCTTCGTCGTGGCCGGGTTGAAGAAGTACCCGATCATCAACTCGTCGATCGACACGGCTGCCGGCGAGATCGTCACCCACGGCGACATCAACCTCGGCCTGGCCGCGCAGACACCTCGCGGGCTCATGGTCCCCGTCGTCCCCGGGGCCGGCGAGATGAGCCTGCGGCAGCTGCGCGACACCGTGTCCGAGACCGTCGGGAAGGCGGCTGCGGGCAAGTTCGATCCGTCCGAACTGTCCGGCGGCACGTTCACCCTGAACAACTACGGGGTGTTCGGCGTCGACGGTTCGGCCCCGATCATCAACCTCCCCGAGGTGGCCATGCTCGGCCTCGGCCGGATCAAGGACCGCCCATGGGTCGTCGATGGCGAGCTGACCGTGCGCAAGGTGATGTATCTGTCCTTCGTCTTCGACCATCGCGCCTGTGACGGTCAGGAGCCGAGTCAGTTCCTCACCTTCGTCGCCGACTGCATCGAAAACCCGATCTCACTCCTGCCGGAACTCTGA
- a CDS encoding sodium:solute symporter family protein, translating into MSTSAIIASIIFGLAMLATIGVGIWSGRGREKSLDEWSVSGRGLGFVFILLLMAGETYTSFSFLGTAGWSYSYGVPILYLIGYLSVGLVVAYLVGPLFWTYAARHKLVSLSDIVEHRFRSRGLAILVAVLATIFIVPYIQLQIQGMGAVVNAMSFGAIDLKIAAIISFIVAEAFILVSGLRGSAWVSVLKDGLVILAVAFLAVYVPLHYFDGLAPLLDRLVGEKSQWLTFPGAGEGIYGGAWFISTIILNGITITVFPTSIAGYLSGTSANALRRNSILLPWYQLLLLVPMMVGVAALFVVPALKDADLALFSVVIDSLPAPIVAIIGVAGALSAIVPMSVYMLSVGSMWGRTILGGGLAGPKNAAQMTAEQHAARGLRQKALSQWVCLAVGVIALVMSLLMPDALVELSVLSYEGLAQVVPAALLSLYWPRMSKQAAAAGLLVGSVVMVALHYTGLDPLLGINGGLWAVAANLIVVVAITFAKPDPRWTPRADRQLTRV; encoded by the coding sequence ATGAGCACGTCGGCGATCATCGCCAGCATCATCTTCGGCCTCGCAATGCTCGCGACCATCGGCGTCGGCATCTGGTCTGGTCGCGGACGGGAGAAGTCCCTCGATGAGTGGTCGGTGTCAGGGCGCGGACTCGGCTTCGTCTTCATCCTGCTGCTCATGGCGGGCGAGACCTACACGTCATTCTCGTTCCTCGGCACGGCAGGCTGGTCCTACTCCTATGGTGTGCCGATCCTCTACCTCATCGGCTACCTGAGCGTCGGCCTCGTCGTCGCCTACCTCGTCGGCCCCCTGTTCTGGACCTACGCCGCCCGCCACAAGCTCGTCAGTCTCTCCGACATCGTCGAGCACCGATTCCGCTCCCGGGGGCTGGCGATCCTCGTGGCAGTGCTCGCGACGATCTTCATCGTCCCCTATATCCAGCTGCAGATCCAGGGCATGGGTGCGGTCGTCAACGCGATGAGCTTCGGTGCGATCGACCTCAAGATCGCCGCAATCATCTCCTTCATCGTCGCCGAGGCGTTCATCCTCGTCTCCGGTCTGCGCGGTTCCGCCTGGGTGAGCGTTCTCAAGGACGGACTGGTCATCCTCGCAGTGGCTTTCCTCGCGGTCTACGTGCCGCTGCACTATTTCGACGGACTCGCCCCGCTGCTCGATCGCCTCGTGGGCGAGAAGTCCCAATGGCTGACGTTCCCTGGTGCCGGTGAGGGCATCTACGGAGGCGCCTGGTTCATCTCGACGATCATCCTCAACGGCATCACCATCACCGTGTTTCCGACCTCGATCGCCGGATACCTGTCTGGCACGTCGGCGAATGCACTGCGCCGGAACTCGATCCTCCTGCCCTGGTACCAGCTGCTGCTGTTGGTGCCGATGATGGTCGGGGTGGCAGCGCTCTTCGTCGTCCCTGCACTCAAAGACGCCGACTTGGCATTGTTCTCGGTGGTCATCGACTCACTGCCCGCCCCGATCGTCGCGATCATCGGCGTCGCCGGAGCACTGTCGGCAATCGTGCCGATGAGCGTGTACATGCTCTCGGTCGGGTCGATGTGGGGCCGGACCATCCTCGGCGGCGGTTTGGCCGGGCCGAAGAATGCAGCCCAGATGACCGCCGAACAGCACGCCGCCCGTGGTCTGCGTCAGAAGGCGCTGTCCCAGTGGGTGTGCTTGGCCGTCGGTGTCATCGCTCTCGTGATGAGCCTGCTCATGCCGGATGCGCTCGTCGAGCTCTCGGTGCTCAGCTATGAAGGGCTCGCGCAGGTCGTCCCGGCCGCGCTCCTGTCCCTGTATTGGCCGCGCATGAGCAAGCAGGCTGCGGCCGCCGGTCTCCTCGTCGGCTCCGTCGTCATGGTCGCCCTCCACTACACGGGACTCGACCCGCTGCTCGGAATCAACGGCGGCCTGTGGGCGGTCGCCGCCAACCTCATCGTGGTCGTGGCGATCACCTTTGCGAAGCCGGATCCACGCTGGACGCCGAGAGCCGACCGGCAGCTCACCCGAGTGTGA